CGACGTGCATGACGAACAACTACACTGTCAAACCAGCCAATTCGACGTGGACGTCCAGTTGTTGTACCGTACTCACGTCCTACTTCACGAATTTGACTGCCAATTTCATCATGTAACTCCGTTGGGAACGGTCCGTCACCAACACGAGAGGTATACGCCTTACAAACTCCCACAACATGTGTGATTTTTGATGGGCCAACGCCAGAGCCAATTGTAACGCCTCCTGCAACAGGATTCGATGAAGTAACAAATGGATACGTACCTTGGTCAATATCTAACATAACTCCCTGAGCGCCTTCAAATAAAACCCGTTTGCCTTCATCTAGAGCGTCATTTAACACTACAGATGTATCACAAACATATTGTTTAATTTGCTGCCCATATTCGAAATACTCATCTAAGATTTCCTCTTTTGTAAATCCTGTTGTCTCATAAATGCGTTCGAACAAACGATTCTTTTCAGCTAGGTTTCGTTCAAGCTTTTCTTCAAAAACGTCACGCTCAAGGAGGTCAGCAATTCTGATTCCAACGCGCGCTGCCTTATCCATATAAGCAGGGCCGATTCCTTTTTTAGTGGTTCCAATTTTATTGGCACCCTTACTTTCTTCCTCAACAACATCGAGTTTTAAATGGTAAGGAAGGATAACGTGTGCGCGGTTACTGATGCGAAGGTTATCGGTTGTAATCCCTTTTTCGTGTAAATAGGCAAGCTCAGCAACAAGTGCCTTAGGATCGACCACCATTCCATTGCCAATTACACAGATTTTTTCCTTATAAAAGATTCCAGATGGAATTAAGTGTAATTTATATGTTTCACCGTTGAATTTAATGGTGTGACCTGCGTTATTTCCACCTTGATATCGAGCAATTGCCTCTGCATTTTCGGAAAGAAAATCGGTAATTTTACCCTTTCCCTCGTCTCCCCATTGTGTACCAACTACCACTACTGACGTCATATAGGCACCTCCAAATTAAATACGCTTTTCTTTTTCCACACACAAGTTTACCAATTAATGCAGGTAAAAGTCAACAAAACACGAACGATTTATATTAACTTATTAAAATATGTTCGTAAAATATTAATTTATGAATCTAGCTTGTATTAGATGTTAGTTTTCCATAAAATAGGTATCATTAGGAAGGAAGTGTTATATGATTTTTAAAAAGAGATCGGAACCATTGGAATTAGTACTTTATCGTTTATTAAATGCTAGAATGGATCTTTCAGAGAATGATAAAAAACATTTTTGGACAATCAATAAAGGGTATGAAGGCGAGGTAAGAAGCGATATTTGGCTGCTAAATCTTACTGATGATTGGTTCGTTCTGCATGACTTATTACTTGAACATAACCAATCCACGTTCCAAATTGATACGTTAATCATTGCTTATGAGAAGATTCATCTATTAGACGTAAAAAATTTTGAAGGAGATTATGTTGTCAAAGATGATAAATGGTATAACCCCGCAGGTGTCCTACAAAAGAATCCATTACACCAGCTAGAACGCTGCGAAACCTTACTTGAAAAATTGCTGCACGAATTAGGATATCATTTTACGATTGCTTCCTATCTTATCTTCAAAAACCCCGAGTTCCACTTATATTTACCCTCAATCCAGCCAGCCATTATTTTTCCAACACAGCTTAACCGCTTTTTAAAAAGGTTAAATTCAGGACCAGTAAAACTAAACAAAAAGCATTTTCAATTAGCCGAGCAATTAGAAGGTCTGCATAAAATTGAATCTCCCTATCCAAGATTACCTCCATACAGCTTTGAAAAGTTGAAAAAAGGTATCACTTGCCGGGATTGCAGGAACTTTTTAACAGATGGGACATTGAAATGTAAGAAATGTGGATGTATAGAGGAGCCTGAGGCAGCTATATTAAGAAGTGTGAATGAATTTAGCTTACTTTTTCCGGATATAAAGATTACGACAGATAGAATTCATGAATGGTGCAGCATCATAAAGTCTAAAAAAACGATTAGACGTATTTTAGCAAAAAATCTTGAACTAATAAGACATAGTAGATCATCTTATTACATTTTAAAAGAGTAATTTTTCTATTCGTTACCGTCTATTTACCTTTTCAGCCTTTGCGGGCACGAATAGCCTCTATTCGTTACCGATAATCCCCATTTTCGGCCTGAACGGGTACGAATAGCCTCAACTTTACAATTCTGGCCTTGTTGAGTTATCAATCTATTAAAAAAGCCAGCCAATGATTGGCCGGCTAGCTCATTAAAAGTTATGCACTTGGATCGTACCGTGTCTCGAGGTTTACGAATTTATTGTACTCTTTTACAAACGCCAGCGAAACGGTGCCGGTTGGGCCGTTACGCTGCTTAGCGATAATGATTTCGATGATGTTTTTATTCTCGGATTCTTTATCGTAGTAATCATCACGGTAGAGGAAGGCAACGATATCGGCATCCTGCTCAATCGAACCGGATTCACGAATATCGGACATCATCGGACGTTTGTCCTGACGCTGTTCCACACCACGGGAAAGCTGTGATAGGGCAATAACAGGAACCTTAAGCTCACGCGCTAATTGTTTTAGGGATCTGGAAATCTCTGAAACCTCCTGCTGACGGTTCTCACCTGAACGGCCGCTTCCTAGGATTAACTGCAAATAATCGATTAGGATCATGCCTAAACCATGCTCTTGCTGCAGGCGACGGCATTTTGAACGGATATCACTGATTCTAACCCCAGGTGTATCGTCTATAAAAATTCCCGAATTTGACAGACTTCCCATGGCCATCGTCAGCTTACCCCAGTCATCATCTGTAAGGGAACCTGTACGCAGCCTTTGAGCATCGATATTTCCTTCCGAACAAAGCATACGCATAACAAGCTGTTCTGCACCCATCTCTAGACTGAATATGGCCACATTTTCACCCGTTTTTGTCGCAACATTGGCAGCAATGTTCAAGGCAAATGCCGTTTTACCAACG
This Neobacillus sp. YX16 DNA region includes the following protein-coding sequences:
- a CDS encoding adenylosuccinate synthase, with the protein product MTSVVVVGTQWGDEGKGKITDFLSENAEAIARYQGGNNAGHTIKFNGETYKLHLIPSGIFYKEKICVIGNGMVVDPKALVAELAYLHEKGITTDNLRISNRAHVILPYHLKLDVVEEESKGANKIGTTKKGIGPAYMDKAARVGIRIADLLERDVFEEKLERNLAEKNRLFERIYETTGFTKEEILDEYFEYGQQIKQYVCDTSVVLNDALDEGKRVLFEGAQGVMLDIDQGTYPFVTSSNPVAGGVTIGSGVGPSKITHVVGVCKAYTSRVGDGPFPTELHDEIGSQIREVGREYGTTTGRPRRIGWFDSVVVRHARRVSGLTDLSLNSIDVLSGLETLKICTAYSYKGELITEYPASLKVLAECEPVYEELPGWSEDITGVKTLDELPLNARHYVERVTQLTGIPLTTFSVGPDRNQTNVVRSPWRQI
- a CDS encoding nuclease-related domain-containing protein, with translation MIFKKRSEPLELVLYRLLNARMDLSENDKKHFWTINKGYEGEVRSDIWLLNLTDDWFVLHDLLLEHNQSTFQIDTLIIAYEKIHLLDVKNFEGDYVVKDDKWYNPAGVLQKNPLHQLERCETLLEKLLHELGYHFTIASYLIFKNPEFHLYLPSIQPAIIFPTQLNRFLKRLNSGPVKLNKKHFQLAEQLEGLHKIESPYPRLPPYSFEKLKKGITCRDCRNFLTDGTLKCKKCGCIEEPEAAILRSVNEFSLLFPDIKITTDRIHEWCSIIKSKKTIRRILAKNLELIRHSRSSYYILKE
- the dnaB gene encoding replicative DNA helicase gives rise to the protein MNDLYADRLPPQNIEAEQAVLGAIFLEPSSLTVATEILIPEDFYRASHQKIFNAMLKLNDEGKVVDLVTVTEELAAAKLIEDTGGVSYLSELASSVPTAANIEYYARIVEEKSLLRRLIRTATEIASDGYSREDEVEALLSEAEKNILAVAQRKNAGSFHNIKDVLVRTYDNIEEMHNRVGDITGISTGFAELDRMTAGFQRNDLIIVGARPSVGKTAFALNIAANVATKTGENVAIFSLEMGAEQLVMRMLCSEGNIDAQRLRTGSLTDDDWGKLTMAMGSLSNSGIFIDDTPGVRISDIRSKCRRLQQEHGLGMILIDYLQLILGSGRSGENRQQEVSEISRSLKQLARELKVPVIALSQLSRGVEQRQDKRPMMSDIRESGSIEQDADIVAFLYRDDYYDKESENKNIIEIIIAKQRNGPTGTVSLAFVKEYNKFVNLETRYDPSA